One region of Ktedonobacterales bacterium genomic DNA includes:
- a CDS encoding response regulator transcription factor, with amino-acid sequence MQTPIRILVADDHPIVRDGLIAILNTQPDFEVIGEAANGPQTVERVTVLRPDVVLLDLEMPEIDGVETLRQLRETCPNVRVIVFTAFDTDERILGAVRAGARGYLLKGVPREEIFNAIRVVHAGESLLQPIVASKLLRQVSQEQTMLVGSETLTPRELDVLRLLARGLENKEIAAELVIAERTVKFHVSSIQSKLGAGNRTEAVVIAARQGLIKL; translated from the coding sequence ATGCAAACACCAATTCGTATCCTGGTCGCTGATGACCATCCGATTGTGCGCGATGGCCTGATCGCCATCCTCAACACCCAGCCCGACTTTGAGGTCATCGGCGAAGCCGCCAACGGCCCCCAAACCGTCGAGCGGGTCACGGTGCTGCGCCCTGATGTCGTCTTGCTCGATCTGGAGATGCCGGAAATTGATGGCGTCGAGACGCTGCGGCAACTTCGTGAGACCTGCCCCAACGTGCGCGTCATCGTCTTCACCGCCTTCGACACCGATGAGCGCATCCTGGGCGCTGTGCGGGCAGGCGCGCGAGGCTATCTCCTCAAGGGTGTACCTCGTGAAGAGATTTTCAACGCCATCCGCGTTGTTCACGCGGGTGAGTCGCTCTTACAGCCCATCGTCGCCTCCAAGCTTCTGCGCCAGGTCAGCCAGGAGCAGACCATGCTCGTCGGCTCCGAAACGCTGACCCCCCGCGAACTGGATGTGCTGCGCCTGCTGGCGCGCGGCCTGGAGAACAAAGAAATCGCCGCTGAACTGGTCATTGCCGAGCGCACCGTCAAGTTCCACGTCAGTTCTATCCAGAGCAAGCTTGGTGCGGGCAATCGCACCGAGGCTGTCGTCATCGCCGCCCGCCAGGGGCTGATTAAGCTCTAG
- a CDS encoding glycerophosphodiester phosphodiesterase, giving the protein MVHNKPLFFAHRGGSGLAPENTLPAFERGVAFGADALELDIQTTREGEIVVIHDPTVDRTTNGVGPVVSYSLDELRQFDAGYRFSLDDGQTYPYRGQGIVIPTLREVFERFPTLRVNIDLKESSPGRERRLWELIQEYQAEDRVLVASGDVHLPIIRFRQLTAGRVATSASEREIRLVFFATKARATRWLHPAYDALQVPETHRGTLIVSRALVEAAHRLGLDVHVWTVDERGAMERLLALGVDGLMTDLPDVLADVLSRA; this is encoded by the coding sequence GTGGTTCACAACAAGCCACTCTTTTTTGCACATCGCGGCGGCTCCGGCCTCGCGCCGGAAAACACATTGCCTGCCTTTGAGCGCGGCGTGGCGTTCGGCGCTGACGCCCTGGAACTGGACATTCAGACCACGCGGGAAGGCGAGATTGTTGTCATCCACGACCCGACGGTGGATCGCACGACCAATGGTGTCGGACCTGTCGTGAGCTACAGCCTTGACGAACTGCGCCAGTTCGACGCCGGATACCGCTTTAGCCTGGATGACGGCCAGACCTACCCCTATCGTGGGCAGGGTATCGTTATTCCCACTCTGCGAGAGGTTTTCGAGCGCTTCCCTACACTGCGCGTCAACATTGATCTGAAGGAGAGCAGCCCTGGCCGCGAGCGCCGTCTATGGGAATTGATACAGGAATACCAGGCCGAGGATCGCGTTCTTGTCGCTAGCGGCGATGTTCACCTGCCGATCATTCGCTTTCGCCAGCTTACCGCTGGCCGCGTGGCAACCTCTGCGAGCGAAAGGGAGATTCGGCTGGTCTTTTTTGCGACCAAAGCGCGGGCCACGCGCTGGCTGCATCCGGCTTATGATGCCCTTCAGGTTCCCGAAACCCATCGTGGAACTCTGATCGTCTCGCGGGCGCTGGTCGAAGCCGCTCATCGGCTGGGCCTCGACGTGCATGTCTGGACAGTAGACGAGCGCGGCGCTATGGAGCGGCTGCTGGCCCTGGGCGTGGATGGCTTAATGACAGACCTCCCCGATGTGCTGGCGGACGTGCTGTCTAGAGCTTAA
- a CDS encoding molybdopterin oxidoreductase family protein, whose protein sequence is MANGENKLVRGACPHDCPDTCATLTEVQDGRAVRFFADPDHPVTDGWLCAKVRPYLERVYHPDRLTHPLRRVGPKGSGAWEQISWDEAIDEITARWKRIIARYGAAAILPYSYSGTLGLLQLRICNARLWNRMGASGLQRSICGAAGEAAVEATLGARWAPDPADVLHSRLVILWGHNPASTGPHFMPLLRQAQKNGAYVMVIDPRRTLTARSADEHIQPHPATDGALALGIMHILFSEGLADEAWLEANTIGWRDLRERAAQYPPERVAAITGVARETIVALARRYGTTRPALLKFADGVQRHGNGGQTVRALSCLPAIVGQLGVRGGGLFYSMSGHVQWNAEAVGHTSECPPTPRVINMNRLGAALMGEVSDPPIQSLYVFCANPVTSAPNAGLTIQGLQREDLFTVVHELFMTDTAQYADIVLPATSQLEQTDLHKAYGYRNLQYNHAAISPIGEAKSNWDVMRLLATGMGYSEPWLHQCAEEAIAEVLDATRAENPLLEGITLARLQAEGTAPLRFSPEREVPFADLRFPTPSGKVELRCEALARLELDPLPDYEPPAEFRREKRDGAHSPLVLISAASHHFVSSSMANIPGLLAKEGAPFVEINPADALARGIGNGDEVLIENARGSCQMRAVVTKNVPPGVAAAPKGRWGRLNPGGRSINWTTSDALADLAGQSTFQSNLVEVKRRSSP, encoded by the coding sequence ATGGCGAATGGCGAGAACAAACTGGTTCGCGGTGCGTGTCCGCATGATTGCCCCGACACCTGCGCTACGCTGACGGAAGTGCAGGATGGGCGAGCGGTGCGCTTCTTTGCCGACCCTGACCACCCTGTTACCGACGGCTGGCTCTGCGCCAAGGTGCGCCCCTATCTGGAGCGCGTCTACCACCCGGACCGACTCACCCATCCTTTGCGAAGGGTTGGGCCGAAGGGCAGCGGAGCCTGGGAGCAGATTTCGTGGGATGAGGCGATAGACGAGATCACTGCTCGGTGGAAAAGGATCATCGCCAGATACGGCGCGGCGGCGATCTTGCCGTACTCCTACAGTGGGACGCTGGGATTGCTGCAACTGCGCATCTGCAACGCCAGGCTCTGGAATCGTATGGGGGCCAGTGGGCTTCAGCGTTCGATCTGCGGCGCTGCTGGAGAAGCAGCAGTGGAGGCCACGCTGGGGGCGCGCTGGGCGCCCGATCCAGCCGACGTACTTCACAGCCGTCTGGTTATTCTCTGGGGACATAATCCGGCCAGCACCGGACCGCACTTTATGCCCTTGCTGCGCCAGGCCCAGAAAAACGGCGCGTATGTGATGGTGATTGACCCGCGCCGCACGCTCACTGCCCGCTCAGCGGATGAACATATTCAACCACACCCGGCGACGGATGGCGCTCTGGCGCTGGGTATCATGCACATCCTCTTTAGCGAGGGGCTGGCTGATGAAGCCTGGCTGGAGGCCAATACGATTGGCTGGCGCGACCTGCGTGAACGAGCGGCTCAGTACCCGCCTGAACGTGTCGCTGCTATTACCGGGGTTGCGCGCGAGACGATTGTGGCGCTGGCCCGCCGCTACGGAACGACCAGGCCAGCCCTGCTCAAGTTCGCTGATGGTGTTCAGCGGCATGGCAACGGCGGCCAGACCGTCCGCGCCCTCAGTTGTCTTCCGGCCATCGTCGGCCAGCTAGGTGTGCGTGGAGGTGGCTTATTTTACAGCATGAGCGGGCATGTACAATGGAACGCTGAGGCTGTCGGCCACACCTCGGAATGTCCACCCACTCCGCGAGTCATCAACATGAATCGCCTTGGAGCCGCGCTGATGGGTGAAGTGAGCGATCCGCCCATACAATCGCTGTATGTCTTTTGCGCCAATCCGGTTACGTCTGCGCCCAATGCCGGCCTGACCATTCAAGGGCTGCAACGCGAAGACCTTTTCACTGTCGTCCACGAGCTTTTCATGACCGACACCGCCCAGTACGCCGACATCGTGCTACCAGCCACCAGCCAGCTTGAGCAGACTGATCTGCACAAAGCTTATGGATACCGCAACCTTCAATACAATCACGCGGCCATTTCCCCCATTGGCGAAGCGAAAAGCAATTGGGATGTGATGCGGCTCCTGGCGACAGGAATGGGCTACAGCGAGCCGTGGCTGCATCAATGCGCCGAAGAAGCTATCGCTGAAGTGTTGGATGCGACCCGCGCAGAGAATCCGCTTTTGGAGGGCATTACCCTGGCGCGGCTTCAGGCTGAAGGAACGGCGCCGCTTCGATTTTCGCCAGAACGAGAGGTTCCCTTTGCTGATCTCCGCTTCCCCACGCCATCAGGGAAAGTGGAGCTGCGCTGTGAGGCGTTAGCCAGGCTGGAGCTTGACCCGCTCCCCGATTACGAGCCGCCAGCCGAGTTTCGCCGGGAGAAACGAGATGGGGCGCATTCGCCGCTTGTCCTGATTTCTGCCGCCTCGCATCACTTTGTCTCAAGTAGTATGGCGAATATACCCGGTTTGCTGGCGAAGGAAGGCGCGCCTTTTGTCGAAATCAATCCGGCTGATGCCCTGGCGCGCGGAATCGGCAATGGAGATGAAGTGCTGATCGAGAATGCGCGCGGGTCGTGCCAGATGCGCGCGGTGGTCACGAAGAATGTGCCGCCTGGCGTGGCGGCTGCGCCCAAGGGCCGCTGGGGACGGCTCAACCCTGGGGGGCGCAGCATCAACTGGACGACATCGGATGCGCTGGCTGATCTGGCGGGCCAGAGTACCTTTCAGAGTAATCTCGTCGAGGTCAAAAGGAGAAGTTCACCATAG
- the rnhA gene encoding ribonuclease HI: MDILPLLDEIATVARNGLNYSENPYDQERYERLLELVSQYYGQALDLPPEEVRKRLSGELGYITPKVGAEAAIFDEDNKILLVRRADDGRWCLPCGWVDPNEAPAAAAVREVKEETGLDARVLQLVNVFARPSGAGFGPHSAVAIVYLCEVTGGELRLSHESVEARYWRIEEVPTWHELHRVYATSAHACWLGRAERESDEIEGAPELNVTGERPTVRIYTDGACLGSPGRGGWGAVLLTGLQREEIAGGFRLTTNARMEMMAVIKALKKLREPSIVRLYTDSKMIVNAIEEGQAKRWRDQGWKLNGHDSVADADLWERILDLCAQHQITFFWVKGHAGNKENQRCDRLSAHAARNSRLAVDLGFENTIIQRLGLAELE, from the coding sequence ATGGATATATTACCTTTGCTTGATGAGATTGCTACGGTTGCGCGCAATGGACTCAATTATTCAGAGAACCCCTATGATCAGGAACGCTATGAGCGTCTCTTAGAGCTTGTCAGCCAGTATTACGGCCAGGCGCTTGATCTGCCCCCGGAAGAGGTTCGTAAGCGTCTCTCTGGCGAGCTTGGCTACATCACCCCCAAGGTGGGCGCGGAGGCTGCGATCTTTGATGAAGATAATAAGATTTTGCTGGTGCGCCGGGCAGATGATGGGCGCTGGTGCCTACCCTGTGGTTGGGTCGATCCCAATGAAGCTCCGGCAGCCGCCGCAGTACGCGAGGTGAAAGAGGAGACGGGCTTGGATGCGCGCGTGCTGCAACTGGTGAATGTTTTCGCGCGCCCGTCAGGGGCTGGATTTGGCCCACACAGCGCCGTTGCTATCGTCTATCTCTGCGAGGTTACGGGCGGCGAACTGCGCCTCTCACACGAAAGTGTGGAGGCGCGCTACTGGCGCATTGAAGAGGTACCAACCTGGCATGAACTCCATCGCGTCTATGCTACGTCGGCCCATGCTTGCTGGCTGGGGCGCGCTGAACGCGAAAGCGATGAGATTGAAGGTGCGCCAGAGCTAAATGTTACTGGTGAACGCCCAACAGTGCGTATCTATACTGATGGCGCTTGCCTGGGCAGCCCTGGCCGGGGAGGCTGGGGCGCTGTCTTGCTGACGGGACTTCAGCGGGAAGAGATCGCGGGCGGCTTCCGGCTGACGACGAATGCGCGCATGGAGATGATGGCGGTCATCAAGGCGCTGAAAAAGCTGAGAGAGCCAAGCATTGTGCGTCTGTATACTGACTCGAAGATGATTGTCAACGCGATAGAGGAAGGCCAGGCGAAGCGCTGGCGTGACCAGGGCTGGAAGTTGAACGGGCACGATTCGGTGGCGGACGCAGACCTCTGGGAAAGAATACTCGACCTGTGTGCGCAGCATCAAATCACGTTCTTCTGGGTGAAGGGGCATGCTGGCAACAAAGAGAATCAGCGCTGCGACCGGCTTTCGGCGCACGCGGCGCGCAACAGCCGTCTCGCTGTTGATCTGGGCTTCGAGAATACGATTATTCAACGGCTGGGTCTGGCTGAGCTTGAATAA
- a CDS encoding DHH family phosphoesterase, giving the protein MSTPQQPSDQQANVSSRAAKGAIDEWRLPDGPAPLYPSLSLQQLEDLLPPGLIVPGVNGSSDARRILAQLLANRRFTSAESAARLLASAKAADGIAELPWPPNPAQARAWIERLRLPDPHALATMPRAVERIRRALAANEPIIISGDYDADGLTSLALLVSFFRLVGADVRAFVPHRLLHGYGLNKAAIQRALLEGCKLLITVDSGTSDAAQVADAQAQGLDVIITDHHTLPEQLPQAVAVINPHVGGYPGEGLTGVGVAWKLCQALCMDIDERWFRHLPGLLDLVAIGSVADVAPMVPETEVWLLARAGIMALRCGRARPALKVMMEAVGLYGEMRSYLDARHIGFRLGPRLNAVGRLSEMRPDEVLECLLTEDDDLVRQQVVLLDRANQERQNRERSSLEEAEAELVAELDRQGELPPVLVLARETWPAGIIGLLAGRLARRYQRPTICLSGESPASLGNLAPGEEATVEVTSGELWWRGSGRSGGVGDLIAMLRRVHQSYHSLDGVGLFLKLGGHAPAAGFTLAGERLELLKQGLLEDVQAHPLGPPPREPCEAQLRRAGRSLGTLECWTALDLLTPTGPDNPEPRFYLEGAVVEDAQPVRDRPDLRLRLRDNGRAYTVFVNGALELLPAIRSARRIDAIVTQRLSRDKLSGQVNFGLAVEALRVGKVI; this is encoded by the coding sequence TTGTCTACCCCTCAGCAGCCATCCGACCAACAAGCCAATGTGTCCAGCCGCGCAGCCAAAGGGGCCATTGATGAATGGCGGCTCCCTGATGGGCCGGCGCCGCTCTATCCGTCGCTCAGTCTGCAACAACTCGAAGACCTCTTGCCGCCAGGGCTGATCGTGCCGGGCGTGAATGGCAGTTCGGATGCGCGGCGGATTCTGGCGCAGCTCCTCGCTAATCGCCGCTTTACCTCTGCGGAGTCAGCAGCACGCCTGCTGGCAAGCGCGAAGGCGGCTGATGGGATTGCTGAGTTGCCCTGGCCGCCGAACCCTGCGCAGGCACGCGCCTGGATTGAGCGTTTGCGCCTGCCCGATCCGCACGCGCTGGCGACGATGCCCAGAGCGGTTGAGCGCATCCGTCGTGCGCTGGCGGCGAACGAGCCGATCATCATTTCTGGCGATTATGATGCCGATGGGTTGACCTCGCTGGCGCTGCTGGTCTCTTTCTTCCGGCTCGTTGGCGCGGATGTGCGCGCCTTCGTGCCTCATCGCCTGCTGCATGGCTATGGGCTGAACAAAGCCGCCATTCAACGCGCGCTGCTCGAAGGCTGCAAGCTGCTTATCACGGTGGATTCTGGCACAAGCGACGCTGCGCAGGTCGCTGACGCCCAGGCGCAGGGGCTGGATGTGATTATCACCGATCATCACACCCTGCCGGAGCAACTGCCCCAGGCTGTGGCAGTAATTAACCCTCATGTGGGGGGGTATCCAGGCGAGGGCTTGACCGGCGTTGGTGTCGCCTGGAAGCTTTGCCAGGCGCTCTGCATGGACATTGATGAACGCTGGTTCAGGCATCTGCCTGGCTTGCTTGATCTGGTGGCGATTGGCAGTGTGGCCGATGTGGCGCCGATGGTTCCAGAAACCGAGGTCTGGCTGCTGGCGCGCGCAGGTATCATGGCGCTGCGCTGTGGGCGCGCCCGCCCGGCGCTTAAAGTGATGATGGAGGCGGTGGGCCTGTATGGCGAAATGCGGTCTTATCTGGATGCTCGGCATATCGGTTTTCGCTTGGGGCCGCGCTTAAATGCGGTTGGTCGGCTGAGCGAGATGCGCCCGGATGAGGTGCTGGAATGTTTGCTCACTGAGGATGATGATCTCGTGCGCCAGCAGGTGGTGCTGCTGGACCGCGCCAACCAGGAGCGCCAGAACCGCGAGCGCAGCAGCCTGGAAGAGGCTGAGGCGGAACTGGTCGCCGAGCTAGATCGCCAGGGCGAACTGCCGCCAGTTCTGGTACTGGCGCGTGAAACCTGGCCTGCCGGGATTATCGGTTTGCTGGCCGGGCGGCTGGCGCGGCGCTATCAGCGGCCAACTATCTGTCTATCGGGCGAAAGTCCGGCGTCGCTGGGCAACCTTGCGCCTGGTGAGGAAGCGACAGTCGAAGTAACATCCGGCGAACTCTGGTGGCGCGGCTCCGGGCGCAGCGGCGGTGTGGGCGATCTGATTGCGATGCTGCGGCGGGTCCATCAGAGCTACCATTCGCTTGATGGTGTGGGCCTCTTCCTGAAGCTGGGCGGCCATGCCCCAGCGGCTGGCTTCACTCTGGCGGGCGAACGACTGGAACTGCTCAAACAGGGGCTGCTGGAGGACGTGCAGGCGCATCCGCTGGGGCCGCCGCCGCGTGAGCCATGTGAAGCGCAGCTTCGTCGGGCAGGGCGCTCGCTGGGTACGCTGGAGTGCTGGACGGCGCTTGATCTGCTGACGCCCACCGGCCCCGACAACCCTGAGCCACGCTTTTATCTGGAAGGCGCGGTGGTGGAAGATGCCCAGCCTGTGCGTGACCGCCCCGACCTGCGGCTGCGGCTCAGGGATAACGGGCGTGCCTATACGGTCTTTGTCAATGGCGCGCTGGAACTGCTTCCTGCCATCCGCTCGGCCCGCCGCATTGATGCGATTGTCACGCAGCGTCTTTCGCGTGACAAACTGAGCGGCCAGGTGAACTTTGGACTGGCTGTCGAGGCTTTGCGTGTTGGGAAAGTGATCTGA
- a CDS encoding amidohydrolase family protein produces MSAASHTPASEPTVILGATLLDGTGHDPISNAAILIEGERIRAVGARAAVPVPQGATVIEADGMTLLPGLIDCHVHLAMRSGMGLADRVMTPPSLNLLYAVPNSQATLEAGITTVRDAGGTPAGVKVAVERGLFPGPRMLVAITILSQTGGHADGYMPCCVDLRLVHYPDVPHSVVDGVDEMRKKVREVLRAGADWIKLCTSGGVLSTGDDPSSPQFTVEEISAAVYEAGTHYKRAMAHAQSTIGIKNALKAGIASIEHGIWLDDEAIEMMKSKSVYLVPTLVAPRDVIAFAEANPGALPEIVVNKARAVVADHSASIRKAIQAGVKIAMGTDSGVGPHGRNARELGLMVEHGMTPMQSIVASTSEAAKLLHLDKEVGTLEEGKLADLLLVDSDLLANITAVEDQGKLALVMKAGQVVKSRMEASKRSDAALF; encoded by the coding sequence ATGTCTGCTGCATCACATACTCCTGCCTCTGAGCCAACGGTGATTCTGGGGGCAACGTTGCTTGATGGTACCGGCCATGACCCAATAAGCAACGCCGCGATCTTAATTGAGGGCGAACGCATTCGCGCAGTTGGCGCGCGAGCGGCGGTTCCTGTCCCCCAGGGCGCGACAGTGATCGAAGCTGATGGGATGACACTTCTTCCTGGCCTGATTGATTGCCACGTTCATCTGGCAATGCGCTCTGGCATGGGCCTGGCGGATCGCGTCATGACTCCGCCCTCGCTCAATCTGCTCTATGCCGTACCCAACAGCCAAGCCACGCTGGAGGCAGGCATCACAACGGTGCGAGACGCTGGTGGCACACCTGCGGGTGTGAAGGTAGCCGTCGAGCGCGGCCTCTTTCCTGGGCCGCGCATGCTGGTGGCGATCACGATTCTGAGCCAGACCGGCGGTCACGCTGATGGATATATGCCCTGCTGCGTAGACCTGCGCCTGGTTCATTACCCGGATGTGCCACATAGTGTGGTGGATGGTGTTGATGAGATGCGCAAGAAGGTACGCGAGGTACTGCGTGCTGGAGCCGACTGGATCAAGCTGTGTACCAGCGGCGGTGTCCTCTCTACAGGCGATGACCCGTCTTCGCCGCAATTTACTGTTGAGGAAATTAGCGCCGCTGTGTATGAAGCAGGCACACACTACAAGCGCGCAATGGCGCACGCGCAGTCCACAATTGGTATCAAGAATGCGCTGAAGGCAGGTATCGCCTCGATTGAGCATGGTATCTGGCTGGATGACGAGGCTATCGAGATGATGAAATCCAAAAGCGTCTATCTGGTCCCGACGCTGGTAGCGCCGCGCGATGTCATTGCTTTTGCTGAGGCTAATCCTGGGGCGCTGCCAGAGATTGTGGTGAATAAGGCTCGCGCTGTGGTCGCCGATCATTCCGCCAGCATTCGCAAGGCGATTCAGGCGGGGGTGAAGATTGCAATGGGGACCGATAGCGGTGTGGGACCGCACGGGCGCAACGCCCGCGAGTTGGGCCTGATGGTGGAACATGGAATGACGCCGATGCAATCTATTGTTGCCAGCACGAGTGAGGCAGCAAAGCTGCTGCATCTGGATAAAGAAGTGGGTACACTGGAAGAAGGCAAGCTGGCTGACCTGCTGCTCGTTGACAGCGACCTGCTCGCCAATATCACGGCAGTGGAAGATCAGGGCAAACTGGCGCTGGTGATGAAAGCAGGACAGGTGGTGAAGAGCCGAATGGAAGCTAGCAAGCGGTCAGACGCTGCGCTCTTCTAA
- a CDS encoding radical SAM protein — protein sequence MSTDILLANTYFLNRDPTELRNMRPYAPLGILYLAAHVRQQGYAVKVYDNTFRPDEHAFFRALEESNARIVGFHSMFISRSSAERLIQGAKERGCTVICGGPDATVAPDLYLKTYGADYVAFSEGEHTIEELLGHLTGKTQTPLNSIQGIAYLDENKEIVQTPSRALMRHLDALPEPARDLIDLGEYLHAWKKHHGFTSLHLITSRGCPFGCAWCSRAVFGRNYRLRDPELVAQEIRRIKDDWKPDHIRISDDIFGVNKQWIIRWRQAMEEHDAVIPFECLSRVDLLAPELLDNLKAAGCVRIWCGVESGSQKVLDAMNKNIKVEESYRAAQLMKERGIKRAFYIMLGYPGEKREDIQRTKKLLLDNLPETVSISVAHPIRGTFFYDAVEEYLGQEREDWKETSENRLMHPAEFSGVFYKRLVSYLTTLVYFRQRPLLDRRNLYDLPKLAALRVLTWWHGWRSEGKDPRLARVLTVATQAGAKQAASAEAKLHHVA from the coding sequence ATGAGTACAGATATATTGCTAGCAAATACCTATTTTCTGAATCGTGACCCCACCGAACTCCGCAATATGCGGCCCTATGCCCCGCTGGGTATTCTCTATCTCGCTGCCCATGTGCGCCAGCAAGGCTATGCTGTCAAGGTTTATGACAACACCTTTCGCCCCGACGAACACGCCTTCTTTCGCGCGCTGGAAGAGAGCAACGCCCGCATCGTCGGCTTCCACAGCATGTTTATCAGCCGTTCGTCCGCAGAACGGCTTATTCAGGGAGCCAAAGAGCGCGGCTGCACCGTCATTTGTGGCGGGCCAGATGCCACCGTCGCACCTGACCTCTACCTGAAGACCTATGGCGCGGATTACGTTGCCTTCAGCGAGGGCGAACACACGATAGAAGAACTGCTCGGCCATCTGACCGGCAAGACGCAGACGCCGCTCAACAGTATCCAGGGCATCGCTTACCTCGACGAAAACAAAGAAATTGTGCAGACACCCTCGCGCGCCCTGATGCGACACCTGGATGCGCTGCCCGAACCGGCCCGCGACCTCATCGATCTGGGCGAGTACCTGCACGCCTGGAAGAAGCATCACGGCTTCACGTCGCTACATCTCATCACTTCGCGTGGGTGCCCCTTTGGGTGCGCCTGGTGCAGTCGCGCCGTGTTTGGCCGCAACTATCGCCTGCGCGACCCCGAACTGGTTGCCCAGGAGATCAGGCGCATCAAAGATGACTGGAAGCCAGATCACATTCGCATTTCTGACGATATTTTTGGGGTCAACAAGCAGTGGATTATCCGCTGGCGGCAGGCAATGGAAGAGCACGACGCTGTAATTCCTTTTGAGTGCCTTTCGCGGGTGGACCTTCTGGCGCCCGAACTGCTCGATAACCTCAAAGCGGCTGGCTGCGTGCGCATCTGGTGCGGCGTGGAGTCCGGTTCCCAAAAAGTGCTGGACGCAATGAATAAAAACATCAAAGTCGAGGAGAGCTATCGAGCCGCGCAGTTGATGAAAGAACGCGGCATCAAGCGCGCCTTCTATATCATGCTGGGCTATCCAGGAGAAAAACGCGAAGACATCCAACGGACCAAAAAGCTCTTGCTCGATAACCTGCCTGAAACTGTCTCGATCTCCGTCGCCCATCCCATTCGCGGCACGTTCTTCTATGATGCCGTCGAAGAATATTTAGGGCAGGAGCGCGAGGACTGGAAAGAAACCAGTGAGAACCGCCTGATGCACCCGGCGGAGTTTTCAGGCGTTTTCTACAAACGCCTGGTCAGCTATCTGACCACATTGGTCTACTTCCGCCAGCGTCCCTTGCTGGACCGCCGCAACCTGTATGACCTCCCCAAGCTGGCGGCGCTGCGCGTGCTGACCTGGTGGCATGGCTGGCGTAGCGAAGGCAAAGACCCCCGGCTGGCCCGTGTCCTTACTGTAGCGACGCAAGCCGGAGCAAAGCAAGCGGCAAGCGCCGAGGCCAAATTGCATCATGTTGCTTAG